From a region of the Castanea sativa cultivar Marrone di Chiusa Pesio chromosome 10, ASM4071231v1 genome:
- the LOC142612857 gene encoding aquaporin TIP4-1-like, translating into MAKIALGTRREAIQPDCIKALVVEFITTFLFVFAGVASAMTADKLAGGSLVGLFAVAIAHALVVAVMISAGHISGGHLNPAVTLGLLAGGHITVFRSILYWIDQLLASAAACFLLQYLTGGLSTPIHTLASGVGYLQGVIWEVVLTFSLLFTVYATIVDPKKGANGLGPIITGFVVGANILAGGAFSGASMNPARSFGPALVSWDWTDHWVYWVGPLIGGGLAGFIYENFFIIRSHVPIPTEEEGY; encoded by the exons ATGGCGAAAATTGCCTTGGGAACCAGGCGAGAGGCCATACAGCCCGACTGCATCAAGGCCCTTGTTGTCGAGTTCATTACAACCTTCCTTTTCGTCTTTGCAGGAGTTGCATCGGCCATGACTGCcg ATAAGCTAGCGGGAGGTTCACTGGTGGGCTTGTTTGCTGTGGCTATAGCACATGCACTGGTTGTGGCAGTGATGATCTCTGCTGGTCACATATCTGGTGGTCATCTTAACCCAGCCGTCACTCTTGGCCTCCTAGCCGGTGGTCACATCACTGTCTTCCGGTCCATTCTCTATTGGATTGATCAGTTATTAGCATCTGCAGCTGCTTGTTTTCTTCTTCAGTACCTTACTGGGGGATTG AGTACTCCAATTCATACACTAGCAAGTGGAGTGGGCTACTTACAAGGGGTTATATGGGAGGTTGTTCTAACATTCTCCTTGTTGTTCACTGTCTATGCTACAATTGTGGACCCAAAGAAGGGGGCCAACGGTTTAGGCCCTATTATTACTGGATTTGTAGTGGGGGCCAACATCTTAGCTGGTGGAGCTTTCTCTGGGGCTTCAATGAACCCAGCTCGATCCTTTGGTCCTGCTTTGGTGAGCTGGGACTGGACTGATCACTGGGTTTACTGGGTTGGGCCACTTATTGGTGGTGGGCTTGCCggttttatttatgaaaatttcttcatcatcagaTCTCATGTCCCCATTCCCACTGAGGAAGAAGGTTACTAA
- the LOC142612568 gene encoding putative lactoylglutathione lyase, chloroplastic, with product MASLSVALNLLTPRPSLLHSPSPPSLKFSPFHNTSRRLALFQLGIALPQAQLFNAEAPKLLAAEGNTIKAATAGNITQESTSFTEVDAMDWVKNDNRRMLHFVYSVGDLDKTIKFYTECLGMKLLRKRDIPEDRYTNAFLGYGPEESNVTVELTYNYGVNKYDIGTGFGHFGIAVEDVAKTVDLVKAKGGKVTKEPGPVTNGSTVIAMIEDPNGYNFELLERGPSPEPLCKVMLRVGDLDRSINFYKKAFGMELLGKRDNPEYKYTKAIMGYGPEDKNAVLELTYNYGVTEYDKGNGYTQIALSTDNVYKSAEAIKLFGGKIIREPGPLPGINTKITACLDPDGWKLVFVDNIDFLRELE from the exons ATGGCTTCCTTATCAGTTGCTCTTAATCTCTTAACGCCAAGACCTTCTCTTCTACACTCACCATCACCACCCTCTTTGAAATTCTCTCCCTTTCACAACACTTCTCGAAGACTCGCTCTCTTTCAGCTCGGCATTG CTCTCCCCCAGGCACAGTTATTTAATGCAGAAGCACCTAAGTTGTTAGCAGCAGAGGGAAACACAATTAAGGCGGCCACAGCTGGAAATATTACACAAGAAAGCACCTCTTTCACTGAGGTAGATGCAATGGATTGGGTAAAAAATGACAACCGAAGGATGCTCCATTTTGTCTATAGTGTCGGGGACTTGGACAAGACTATAAA ATTTTATACCGAATGCTTGGGAATGAAGTTGTTAAGAAAACGTGACATACCAGAGGATAGATATACAAATGCCTTTCTTGGATATGGACCTGAAGAATCCAATGTTACTGTTGAACTTACCTACA ATTATGGAGTAAATAAGTATGATATTGGAACTGGATTTGGCCATTTTGGTATTGCAGTTGAGGAT GTTGCCAAAACAGTTGATCTTGTAAAGGCAAAGGGGGGAAAAGTTACCAAGGAACCTGGACCTGTTACTAATGGTAGTACCGTGATTGCTATGATTGAAGATCCTAATGGTTATAATTTTGAGCTTTTGGAAAGGGGGCCAAGTCCTGAGCCCCTATGTAAGGTGATGCTTCGAGTTGGTGATCTTGATCGCTCCATAAACTTCTATAAAAAG GCTTTTGGCATGGAACTTCTCGGCAAAAGGGATAACCCTGAGTACAAG TATACAAAGGCCATTATGGGCTATGGTCCTGAAGATAAGAATGCAGTGCTTGAACTGACATATAACTATGGGGTGACAGAGTATGACAAAGGAAATGGTTATACACAG ATAGCATTAAGCACAGACAACGTTTATAAGAGTGCAGAAGCAATCAAGCTATTTGGAGGGAAGATTATACGTGAACCTGGGCCCTTGCCAGGTATCAACACCAAGATCACCGCTTGTTTGGACCCTGATGGTTGGAAATTG GTCTTTGTTGACAATATTGATTTTCTCAGGGAACTAGAGTGA